A single genomic interval of Salvelinus namaycush isolate Seneca chromosome 41, SaNama_1.0, whole genome shotgun sequence harbors:
- the LOC120034042 gene encoding hemoglobin subunit alpha-2-like translates to MSLTAKDKKMVKAFWAKVAGKAEDIGCDALSRMLVVYPQTKTYFSHWKDLSPGSAPVRKHGGTIMGGIGLAVASIDDISAGLLALSELHAFQLRVDPANFKILSHNILVVLAVMFPNEFNPEAHVAMDKFLAAVGRALSEKYR, encoded by the exons ATGAGTCTCACCGCTAAGGACAAGAAAATGGTCAAGGCCTTCTGGGCCAAGGTGGCCGGCAAGGCTGAGGACATCGGCTGCGATGCTCTATCTAG GATGCTGGTTGTGTACCCCCAGACCAAGACCTACTTCTCCCACTGGAAGGACCTGAGCCCCGGCTCTGCCCCAGTCAGGAAGCACGGTGGGACCATCATGGGAGGCATCGGTTTAGCCGTGGCCAGCATCGACGACATCAGCGCAGGTCTCCTCGCCCTCAGCGAGCTGCATGCCTTCCAGCTGCGTGTCGATCCTGCCAACTTCAAG ATCCTGTCCCACAACATCTTGGTGGTGCTGGCTGTCATGTTCCCCAATGAATTCAACCCCGAAGCTCATGTGGCTATGGACAAGTTCCTGGCCGCGGTGGGCCGGGCTCTGTCTGAGAAGTACCGATAA
- the LOC120034041 gene encoding hemoglobin subunit beta yields MVQWTDFERATIQSVFEKMDYDDVGPAALSRCLVVYPWTQRYFGNFGNLYNAAAIQGNPMVAAHGKTVLHGLDRAVKNMDDIKATYAELSVLHSEKLHVDPDNFRLLADCLTIVVAARMGAAFTADVQGAFQKFLAVVVSSLGRQYH; encoded by the exons ATGGTTCAGTGGACAGACTTTGAGCGCGCCACCATTCAGAGCGTCTTCGAGAAGATGGACTACGATGACGTAGGACCCGCGGCTCTTTCCAG GTGTCTGGTCGTGTACCCCTGGACCCAGAGGTATTTCGGTAACTTTGGAAACCTGTACAACGCCGCTGCCATCCAGGGAAACCCAATGGTCGCCGCTCACGGAAAGACCGTTCTGCACGGACTGGACCGGGCTGTCAAGAACATGGATGACATCAAGGCCACCTACGCAGAGCTGAGCGTGCTGCACTCCGAGAAACTGCACGTGGATCCCGACAACTTCCGG CTGCTGGCTGACTGCCTTACTATTGTTGTTGCTGCGAGAATGGGTGCTGCCTTCACCGCTGACGTCCAGGGCGCTTTCCAGAAGTTCCTGGCCGTCGTGGTGAGCTCCCTGGGCAGACAGTACCACTAG
- the LOC120033989 gene encoding hemoglobin embryonic subunit alpha-like, with the protein MSLVVLSAQRRDDHGQELLPGRLDVWREGQNNVVGIHMKFLRVQNAQLDVGVLDVIHILHSSLETVQHVLQYPQTKTYFSHWPDLSPGSAPVRKHGKTIMGGVREAVAKIYDLTLSELHAFQLRIDPANFKILSHNILVVLAILFPADFTPEVDVSVDKFLAELALALAEKYR; encoded by the exons ATGTCTCTAGTGGTACTGTCTGCCCAGCGCAGAGACGACCACGGTCAGGAACTTCTGCCAGGCCGCTTGGACGTCTGGCGTGAAGGCCAGAACAATG TTGTCGGGATCCACATGAAGTTTCTCCGAGTGCAGAATGCTCAGCTCGACGTAGGTGTTCTTGATGTCATCCATATTCTGCACAGCTCGCTCGAGACCGTTCAGCACG TACTCCAGTACCCCCAGACCAAGACATACTTCTCCCACTGGCCGGACCTGAGCCCCGGTTCTGCCCCGGTCAGGAAGCATGGTAAGACCATCATGGGAGGCGTCCGTGAAGCCGTGGCCAAGATCTACGACCTCACCCTCAGCGAGCTGCACGCCTTCCAGCTGCGTATAGATCCAGCCAACTTCAAG ATCCTGTCCCACAACATATTGGTGGTGCTGGCCATTTTGTTCCCCGCTGACTTCACTCCAGAGGTTGATGTGTCCGTGGACAAGTTCCTGGCCGAACTGGCCCTGGCTCTGGCCGAAAAGTACAGATAA
- the LOC120034040 gene encoding hemoglobin embryonic subunit alpha-like: MSLTAKDKQIVKAFFGKVAGKAEDIGNEALSRTLVVYPQTKTYFSHWKDLSPGSAPVKKHGLTVMGGVLDAVTKIDDLAGGLLNLSELHAFTLRVDPANFKIINHNILVVLAMMFPDDFTPEVHVSVDKFLAKLALALSEKYR; the protein is encoded by the exons ATGAGTCTCACAGCCAAGGACAAACAGATCGTGAAAGCCTTTTTTGGAAAGGTGGCTGGCAAAGCAGAGGACATCGGAAATGAGGCTCTCTCTAG GACCCTGGTGGTGTACCCCCAGACCAAGACCTACTTCTCCCACTGGAAGGACCTGAGCCCCGGCTCTGCTCCCGTCAAGAAGCACGGTCTGACCGTCATGGGAGGCGTCCTGGATGCCGTGACCAAGATCGACGACCTGGCCGGTGGTCTTCTGAACCTCAGCGAGCTGCACGCCTTCACGCTGCGTGTGGATCCCGCCAACTTCAAG ATCATCAACCACAACATTCTGGTGGTGCTGGCCATGATGTTCCCTGACGACTTTACCCCTGAGGTGCACGTGTCTGTGGACAAGTTCCTCGCCAAGTTGGCCCTGGCGCTTTCCGAGAAGTATCGTTAA
- the LOC120034207 gene encoding hemoglobin subunit beta-like, with product MVQWTDFERQTIQSIFGKMDYDDVGPAALSRCLIVYPWTQRYFGNFGNLSNAAAIQGNPKVAAHGKTVLQGLVRAVKNMDDIKANFTELSVLHSDKLRVDPDNFRLLADCLTIVVAARMGAAFTADVQGAFQKFLAIVVCSLCRQYH from the exons ATGGTTCAGTGGACAGACTTCGAGCGCCAAACAATCCAGAGCATCTTCGGGAAGATGGACTACGATGACGTGGGCCCCGCGGCTCTTTCCAG GTGTTTGATCGTGTACCCCTGGACCCAGAGGTATTTTGGTAACTTCGGAAACCTGTCCAACGCCGCTGCCATCCAGGGAAACCCCAAGGTCGCCGCTCACGGAAAGACGGTCCTGCAAGGACTGGTCCGGGCTGTCAAGAACATGGATGACATCAAGGCCAACTTCACAGAGCTTAGCGTGCTGCACTCCGATAAATTGCGCGTGGATCCCGACAACTTCCGG CTGCTGGCTGACTGCCTTACTATTGTTGTTGCTGCGAGAATGGGTGCTGCCTTCACCGCTGACGTCCAGGGCGCTTTCCAGAAGTTCCTTGCTATCGTGGTGTGCTCCCTGTGCAGACAGTACCACTAG